CGGGGGAGCGGCTACTCGCGGAAACGAGCTTCGTCATCGCCGGTAGCCAAAGCGAGCTCAGTGGGGTGATCGACTGGTACGGGGCGCCACGCGCCGGCGGTTCGGTCGTGCACCCCGGCGTCGATACTCGGCTCTTCAGCCCGCGAGCGCAGGGCGCAGTGGGTCGGGCAAGCGCGGGGTTCGAACCGCTCCGAGGAGATCGCACGCTGGGCGTTGAGCCGCACCGCATCACAGTGCTTGGCAGAATCCAGCCGCTCAAAGGCCAAGATCTCGCTGTTCGGGCTGCGGGGGAGCTGGCGAGGCGCGATCCTGAACTCTTCGCCCATACCGAGTGGGTGATTGCGGGCGAGCCCACACCGGGCGCAGAAGGCTACGCGGCGGATCTGCGCGTGCTCGCCGATCGAGAAGGAGTTCTGGATCGCTTCAGGTTTCTCCCCGCCCAGTCTCGGGCAGACGCCGCGGGATTGCTTGCCTCAAGCACACTCGTTCTCGTGCCCTCCCACTCGGAAACATTCGGGCTCACCGCGCTTGAGGCCGGCGCCTGCGGTGTACCGGTCGTCGCCGCCGGGCACACTGGCCTGGTTGAGGCAGTACCCCACGATGTTGCCGGGATCCATCTTGGCGACCGCGATCCAGCTACCTGGGCCGCTGCGATTGCCACTCTGCTACACGACGACGCGCGCCGGGCCCGGCTCGGCGCAAGCGCGCGGGCTCACGCAGTCAGTCACGACTGGCGAGCGCACGCCGCGGCGCTTGAGCGCTGCTACTCGCAGCTCGCGCGCTGACCCTCGCCCAACGCTCCCAAAGCTCCCAAAGCTCCCAAAGCTCCCAACGAGTGTTGGC
Above is a window of Leucobacter aridicollis DNA encoding:
- a CDS encoding glycosyltransferase translates to MRIALISMHTSPSEIPGSGDAGGMNVVVAEAARALGARGHEVVVATRATEALAAGEYQLLSDDSHGAPVTLVALTAGPPQLSKAEMPGVTSEFAVELRRLGSFDAVHAHYWLSGIAAREAWAAGGTGIAVTFHTIAAQKNANLAAGDSPEPEARLAGERLLAETSFVIAGSQSELSGVIDWYGAPRAGGSVVHPGVDTRLFSPRAQGAVGRASAGFEPLRGDRTLGVEPHRITVLGRIQPLKGQDLAVRAAGELARRDPELFAHTEWVIAGEPTPGAEGYAADLRVLADREGVLDRFRFLPAQSRADAAGLLASSTLVLVPSHSETFGLTALEAGACGVPVVAAGHTGLVEAVPHDVAGIHLGDRDPATWAAAIATLLHDDARRARLGASARAHAVSHDWRAHAAALERCYSQLAR